The Podarcis raffonei isolate rPodRaf1 chromosome 2, rPodRaf1.pri, whole genome shotgun sequence genome window below encodes:
- the CCDC51 gene encoding mitochondrial potassium channel: MQHHNLITLRNHKMRLHIVRGYCSPAPKRPEANTAVEVATNVLYRLSEAGKVLGRNAIQRISATSQSWWDKYEEFVGLNEVREAQGNVTEAEKRFMVARGIVRESRETWEAQQLKLKEIRDRLDRVSRDDIQYLELATLEHKLLQEEKRYRSTYQTAEESEREAFSLFSAAVRESHEKERTRAEKTKNWSIIGSVLGAIIGVLGSTYVNRVRLQELKALVFEAQKGPINLQEAIREQAFAYNSQQRDLSDLIANLKDILQAVAMTSQEATGDSSAKSTRLKTDPLLVSVREQLSYSKQMSSFLESLQRQLSSLEKSLGQMAAEVQNVKRGPQPAPGRKALLGPSTEGSSQTFEAEDVVLELCNTERRLEAQMKRNSIYSTAFTCTVFAITFPMLYVLLKGN, translated from the exons ATGCAACATCACAATTTGATAACTCTGAGGAATCACAAAATGCGGCTACATATAGTGAGGGGCTACTGCTCTCCAGCTCCCAAGAGGCCTGAAGCCAACACAGCTGTGGAAGTGGCTACAAATGTTCTTTATCGCTTATCAGAAGCTGGGAAAGTTTTGGGAAGAAACGCCATTCAGAGAATCTCTGCAACCTCCCAGAGCTGGTGGGACAAGTACGAAGAATTTGTCGGACTTAATGAAGTCCGAGAGGCCCAGGGAAACGTGACGGAG GCCGAAAAAAGGTTCATGGTCGCCCGTGGGATTGTACGAGAATCCCGGGAAACCTGGGAGGCCCAGCAGCTCAAACTGAAGGAAATCCGGGACCGTTTAGACCGAGTCTCGCGTGACGACATTCAGTATCTGGAACTGGCAACTCTGGAGCACAAATTACTGCAG GAAGAGAAGAGGTACCGGAGCACCTATCAAACTGCGGAGGAGTCTGAGCGGGAagccttctccctcttctctgctGCCGTGAGGGAAAGCCACGAGAAAGAGCGGACGAGAGCGGAGAAAACCAAGAACTGGTCTATCATTGGCTCAGTGCTGGGGGCCATTATTGGGGTCCTGGGTTCTACCTACGTCAACCGAGTTAGGCTGCAGGAGCTGAAAGCCTTAGTTTTTGAGGCACAAAAGGGACCTATCAATCTTCAGGAAGCGATCAGGGAGCAGGCCTtcgcctacaactcccagcagagGGATCTGAGTGACCTCATTGCCAACCTGAAGGACATCCTACAAGCGGTGGCCATGACCTCGCAGGAGGCGACGGGGGATTCCTCAGCCAAAAGCACTCGTCTAAAAACAGACCCTCTCTTAGTTTCCGTCAGGGAGCAGCTGAGCTACTCCAAACAGATGAGCTCCTTCCTCGAGAGTTTGCAGCGGCAGCTTAGCAGCCTGGAAAAAAGTTTAGGGCAAATGGCCGCCGAGGTCCAGAACGTGAAAAGGGGACCCCAGCCCGCACCTGGGAGGAAAGCACTGCTTGGTCCTTCGACGGAGGGGAGCAGCCAGACCTTTGAGGCGGAAGACGTAGTTCTGGAGCTGTGCAACACGGAAAGGAGACTGGAAGCGCAAATGAAGAGGAACTCGATCTACAGCACGGCCTTCACATGTACTGTCTTTGCTATCACATTCCCCATGCTCTACGTCCTGCTCAAGGGGAATTAG